A genomic segment from Candidatus Desulfatibia profunda encodes:
- a CDS encoding ferritin family protein — protein MSYDFNAEEIFAMAAQIERNGARFYKDAAAGVSDPESKKLLLDLAGMEEGHEKTFQEMRKQLTAKDRQPTVFDPDGESTLYLKALADTRVFFEKEIDLSSMREILKAAIAAEKDSIVFYLGMKEAVPDNLGKQRIDGIIKEEMYHIRILSKELVALK, from the coding sequence CAATGCCGAAGAAATATTCGCAATGGCCGCACAAATCGAAAGAAACGGCGCCAGGTTTTATAAAGACGCAGCCGCAGGTGTTTCTGATCCGGAATCCAAAAAGCTTTTACTGGATCTTGCCGGAATGGAGGAGGGACACGAAAAGACTTTTCAGGAGATGCGGAAGCAATTAACCGCAAAGGACAGACAGCCGACGGTTTTCGATCCTGATGGCGAATCAACGCTATATCTAAAGGCCTTGGCCGATACTCGGGTCTTTTTTGAAAAGGAAATCGATCTTTCATCCATGAGAGAAATTTTAAAGGCCGCCATTGCAGCCGAGAAAGATTCGATTGTTTTCTATCTGGGCATGAAGGAGGCGGTGCCGGACAATCTCGGCAAGCAAAGGATTGACGGTATTATCAAGGAGGAGATGTACCATATCCGGATACTTAGCAAGGAACTGGTTGCTCTCAAATAG